In the Dyella humicola genome, CCGGATCTCGAGGTGGTGGCGGAGTGCCGCTGCGCCGATGATGCGGTGGAAGCGGTTGGTTTGCGACGACCAGACCTCGTGGCGCTCGATCTCTCACTGCCCGACGGCAGTGGGCTGCCGCTGATCGAGCATTTGCGTAGCGTCGCGGTGGACACGCGCATCGTGGTGCTGAGCATGCATGACGGTGAACCTTACGTATCAGAGGCGCTGCGCCGCGGCGCCAGTGGCTACGTGACCAAGGGTGTGGCGCCGGAGGAATTGGTGGCCGGCCTGCGCGCCGTGATGCAGGGCGAATGCTTCCTCAGCTCCGATCTGCGCCGCCGTCGCGCTGAGCGACCGAGCGAGGGGCTGGATCCGATTCACCGCCTGACCGCGCGCGAACGCGAGGTGTTCCTGCTGCTGGCCGCCGGTCGAGCGCCCAAGCAGGTGGCCGGCGAACTGGGCATTGGCCAGAAGACGGTCTACATCCACCGCGCCAGCCTGATGGGCAAACTGGGAGCTGGTTCGGAGCTGGATCTCTACCGCATGGCGACTGAGCGCGGCATGCTTCCGCGACGCGCCTGATTTCCCCCTCTCCCCCAAGGGGAGAGGGGGCCAGAACTCAGGCCTGCGCGCGATCCAGCATCTGCTTGGCGTGGGCGCGTGTTTCACGGGTGATCTCGACGCCGCCCAGCATGCGCGCCAGCTCGTCGCGGCGTCCGCCGGCATCCAGCTTCTCGATTTGCGTGCGGGTGGACTCGCCGTCGCTGGCCTTGCTGACGCGCAGATGTGCATGGCCCTGCGCGGCAACCTGCGGCAAGTGGGTGACGCACAGCACCTGGCGTTGCCCGCCCAGGGCGCGCAGTTTCTGGCCGACGACTTCGGCTACGGCGCCGCCGATGCCGGTATCAACCTCGTCGAAGACCATGGTGCCAACCGTGTCCTTGCCCAGCGTCGCCACTTCGATGGCCAGGCTGATGCGGGCCAGTTCGCCGCCCGACGCGACCTTGCGCAGTGGGCGCGGCGGCTGACCGGGGTTTGCGCTGACCAGGAGTTCGCAGCGTTCGCGGCCCTGGGCATCGGGCTCATGCTCGGTCGATGCTTCCAGCTCGACCACGAGACGGCCACCGCTCATGCCGAGCTCGGCCATCAGCACGCTCACCTCGCTACCCAGGCGCGTGGCGGCATCGCGGCGCGATGCGCTGAGCTTGGACGCGCTAGCGTCGTAGTTCTTTTGCAGCTGCTCTCGCTTCAGAGCGAGCTGTTCGAGCGCATCGCCTGCACCTTCTAGTTCGGTGAGCTCGGCACGTAACGCCGATGCCTTGTCGTGCAGTTCGACCGCGGACACACGGTGGCGCCGGGATAGCTCGTGCAAACGGGTCAGGTGAGTATCGACGTCGGCATAGCGGGCGGGGTCCAGATCGACATCCTGTGCGTAGCGGCCCAGGCCGTCGGCGGCTTCGGTGAGCTGGATCGAGGCGTTGTCGAGCAGCTCCAACACGGGCGCCAGCTTGTCGTCCAGGGCCGCCAGCTTGCCCAGCTCCATATGGGCCCGGCTCAGCGCGCGACGCAGGGCGAAATCGCTGTCGCCATCCAGCAGCTCGACCACGCCACTGGCACCTTCGGCGAGGCGGCCAGCATTGGCCAGTCGCTTGTGGCTGGCTTCCAGCTCGGTCAGTTCGGCAGCGGGGAGGGCCCATTTGTCCAGCTCGCCCAGCTCGTGGCCCAGCAGCTCGATGCGCTGTTCGCGATCATCGCCACCGCTGAGCTTGCGGATGCGGGCGCCCAGTTCACGCCACTGCTGGGCCAGTTCGCGAATCTGCCCGACCAGCGTTTCGTTGCCCGCATAGGCGTCGAGCAGTTCCAGCTGATGGGCGCGCGACAGCAGGGCCTGATGTTCGTGCTGTCCATGGATCTCGACCAGCAGGGTGGCCAGATCGCCCAGCTGGCTGGCGTTGGCGGGGCGGCCGTTGATCCAGGCGCGCGAGCTGCCTTCGGCACGGATGACCCGTCGGAGCTGGCAGGTGTCATCCTCGTCCAGCTCTTCGCGCTTTAGCCAGGCACGGGCTTCGGGCAGGTCGTCCAGGCTGAACTCGGCGGTGAGTTCGGCCCGATCGCTGCCGGCGCGCACCATCCCGCTGTCGGCACGGGCGCCGGCCAGCAACATCAGGGCATCGACCAGCAGGGATTTACCGGCACCCGTCTCGCCGCTGACGACGGTAAGGCCCGGGCCGAAGGCGATCTCGGCTTCTTCAACGACGGCAAAATGGCGGACGTAGAGCGAAGTAAGCATGGGCGAGGGTATGGTGAAGTCGGTGGATTGTAGCGGTTGGTTGGGCCGGTTGACCGTGTCCGGGCTTGCGCGCGGGCGCGGCAGACCTTATTTCTTGTCTATCTCACGGATTGCTACAGCATGCCTCTTTCCTTCGGCCACGAACTCGATGCCCGCGCGCGACGCCTGCTGCGCACATTGATCGCCCAATATCTGGCCGACGGCGAGCCGGTGGGCTCGCGCACCCTGTCGCGCTCATCCGGATTGGACGTCAGTCCGGCCACCATCCGCAACATCATGGCCGACCTGGAAGAGGCGGGCCTGGTCGCCTCGCCGCATACGTCGGCGGGGCGCGTACCCACGCCACGCGGCCTGCGCCTGTTCGTGGACAGCCTCATCGAGTTGCACCCGTTGCCGCAGGACGAGATGGCCCGCCTGCGCCGCGAGTTGCCCCCGGGGCCCACCACCACGCGCGATCTGCTCGGCAACGTGTCATCCCTCCTATCGGCGATGACTCACTTTGCGGGTGTGGTCACAGTGCCGCGGCAGGTTGATTTTCCGCTGCGTCATATCGACTTCGTGCCGCTGCCGGACAGTCGCGTGCTGGTGATCCTGGTGTTTTCGGACAACCAGGTGCAGAACCGCATCGTTCAGCTGGCCAAGCCCCTCGACGGTCGCGAACTGGAGCAGGCCGCCAACTACCTCAACAGCCAGTACGCCGGTCTGCGCCTGGACGATATCCGCGCCCATTTGCTGCGCGAACTGCGCGAGACGAGCGGGGAGCTCAACCAGCTGCTGTCCAGTGCCGTGGAGTTGGCAGCCGCTTCGTTTGCGCCGCAGACCGAGGAGAGCGACGACGTCCTGGTCAGCGGGCAAACCAACCTCATGGGTTATTCCGAGCTGGCCAACCTGGAGCGCCTGCGCGAATTGTTTGAGGCATTCCAGAAGAAGAACGAGCTGCTCCAGTTGATGGAGGTCTGCTCCAAAGCGCCCGGCGTGCGCCTTTTCATCGGCGAGGAATCGGGTTTCGCCGCGTTGGATGGCTGCAGCGTGGTGACGGCCAGCTACGGCGCGCAGGGGCGCGTGTTGGGGGCGGTAGGCGTCATTGGCCCCACCCGGATGGCCTACGAGCGGGTGATCCCGGTGGTACAGGCAACGGCCAGTTTGCTCAGCGACGCCTTGAATCGCGCCGCCACGACCCTATAACGCGCCCGGGAGGCGGGATTTACCCGCAGAATTTGTTGACGGTTGGTGCCCTGGGGCGCCGGCCACGGATAAGGCTTGGAGTTATTCATGCAGAGCAACGATCCACAGGCACCGAACGAGGCACAGGGCGAGTCGCCCCAGGCCGAACTGGACGCACTCAAGGCGCGCGTCGCCGAGCTCGAGGCTGGCAACAGCGAGCTGCGTGACACCGTGCTGCGCGAAAAGGCCGAGATCGAGAACCAGCGCCGCCGCCTGCAGCGTGATGTAGAGCAAGCCCGCCGCTTTGCCAACGAAAAGCTGTTGAACGAGCTGCTGCCGGTATACGACGGTCTCGAGCGTGGACTGGAAGTGGAGGGCGGTGATGTCACCACGGTGCGTGAGGGTATCTCGCTCACGCTCAAGTCGCTGCTGAAGATTGCCGAGAACAATGGTTTGGTCCAGGTCGATCCGCTGGGCCAGCCGCTGGATCCGGAAAAGCACCACGCCGTCAGCATCGTTGATGCCCCGGGTGCTGCTCCCAACACCGTGGTCAACGTGCTGCAGAAGGGCTATGTGTTGAACGATCGACTGTTGCGCCCGGCGTTGGTAGCGGTCGCGAAGGATTGACGCCTTGCCGGAGGTCGAGGACGCCTGAACCGCGTCCCCTTCGGGCCTAGGCAGTAGCATCGGAGGTCTTGCCGGCATTGAGATGCCAGGCGTCGGGCCCCATCTGGAAACCAGTTGCGGCCGAGGGGTCGCTAAAAAGCATTCGGGAGTAGACAAACATGGGCAAAATCATCGGTATCGATCTGGGCACGACCAACTCGTGCGTCGCCGTGATGGATGGCACCACGGCGAAGGTCATCGAGAACTCGGAGGGCGATCGCACCACCCCGTCCATCGTGGCCTTCACCAAGGACAACGAAGTCCTGGTGGGCGCGCCGGCCAAGCGCCAGAGCGTGACCAACCCCAAGAACACCTTCTACGCGGTGAAGCGCCTGATCGGCCGCAAGTTCACCGACGCTGAAGTGCAGAAAGACCTGCACATCGTTCCCTACGGCATCGTGGCCCACGAGAACGGCGACGCCTGGGTGCAGACCGCCGATGGCAAGAAGATGGCTCCGCAGGAGATCTCGGCCAAGGTGCTGATGAAGATGAAGAAGACCGCCGAAGACTATCTCGGCGAGCCGGTCACGGAAGCCGTGATCACGGTGCCGGCCTACTTCAACGACAGCCAGCGCCAGGCCACCAAGGACGCCGGCCGCATCGCGGGCCTGGACGTCAAGCGCATCATCAACGAGCCGACCGCGGCCGCGCTGGCCTATGGCCTGGACAAGAAGGGCGGCGATCGCAAGATCGCGGTGTACGACCTTGGCGGCGGCACCTTCGACGTGTCGATCATCGAGATCGCCGAAGTCGACGGCGAGAAGCAGTTCGAAGTGCTGGCCACCAACGGCGACACCTTCCTGGGTGGCGAAGATTTCGACATGCGCGTCATCGACTACCTGGTCGAGGAGTTCAAGAAGGACCAGGGCATGGACCTGCGTAAGGATCCGCTAGCCCTGCAGCGTCTGAAGGATGCCGCCGAGCGCGCGAAGATCGAGCTATCGACCAGCCATCAGACCGAAGTGAACCTGCCGTACATCACGGCCGATGCCTCCGGTCCCAAGCACCTCAACATCAAGCTCACCCGCGCCAAGCTCGAGGCGCTGGTGGAAGACCTGGTCAAGCGCACCATCGACCCGTGTCGCACCGCCTTGAATGACGCCGGCCTGCGCGTGTCCGATATTCAGGACGTGATCCTGGTCGGTGGCCAGACGCGCATGCCCAAGGTGCAGGAGTCGGTGAAGGACTTCTTCGGCAAAGAGCCGCGCAAGGACGTCAACCCGGACGAGGCCGTCGCTGTCGGCGCCGCGATCCAGGGTGGCGTGCTGGGCGGCACCGTGAAGGACGTGCTGCTGTTGGACGTGACCCCGCTGTCGCTCGGTATCGAGACGATGGGCGGCGTGATGACCAAGCTGATCGAGAAGAACACCACCGTGCCGACCAAGGCCTCGCAGGTGTTCTCCACCGCCGATGACAACCAGACCGCGGTGACCGTGCACGTGTTGCAGGGTGAGCGCGAGCGCGCCAGCGCGAACAAGTCGCTGGGCAAGTTCGACCTGCAGGGCATCGACGCAGCACCGCGCGGCATGCCGCAGATTGAGGTCACCTTCGACATCGACGCCAACGGCATCCTGCATGTGTCGGCCAAGGACAAGAAGACCGGCAAGGAAACCAAGATCGAGATCAAGGCCGGCTCGGGCCTGTCCGAGGATGAGATCAACCGCATGGTCGCGGACGCCGAGGCGAACAAGGAAGAGGACAAGAAGTTCCACGAGCTGGTCAGCACCCGCAACAAGGCCGACCAGCTCGTGCACGCCACCCGCAGCGCACTGAAGGAGCACGGCGGCAAGGTGCCGCCTGATCAGCTCAGCAGCATCGAAGGCGCCTTGTCCGACCTGGAAAAGGTCAAGGACAGCGACGACAAGGCGGCGATCGAGTCCAAGATCGAGAAGCTCGAGCAGGTCGCCCAGGCGCTGTACGCAGCAGCCCAGGGCGGCGGCCAGGCGGATGCCGGCGCGCACCAGGCCGGCCCGCAGGGTCCGGCCGGCGGCCACCAGGACGATGTGGTCGATGCCGAGTTCACTGAAGTCAAGGACGACAAGAAGTAAGATGTCCCGGTCGGCGCTGCCGATCTAACGCAGCCCGCGCCCGGGACTCGACCCAGGCGCGGGCTGTTTGCTGAGGAGACATGGATCGCGCGATTCATGTGAAAGAGCGGTCTATGTCGGATGCAACAATGAGCAAGCGTGATTACTACGAAATCCTGAGCGTCGAACGCACGGTCACCGAGGCCGAGCTGAAGAAGTCCTTCCGCCGGCTGGCGATGAAGTTCCACCCCGACCGTTGCCCGGACGATCCGCACGCGCAGGAAAAATTCAAAGAGGCCAAAGAGGCCTACGAAATCCTGTCCGATCCGCAGAAGCGTGCGATGTACGACCAGCACGGCCATGCCGCCTTCGAGCACGGCATGGGTGGTGGTCGTGGTGGTGCCGGCTTCGGCGACATGGGCGACATCTTCGGCGATATTTTTGGCGACATTTTCGGCATGGGCGGCGGCCGCGGTCGTGCGCGCCGTGGCTCGGACCTGCGCTACATCATGGAGCTTGATCTCGAGGAAGCCGTGTTTGGCGTCGAGCGCAAGTTCGAGATTCCGACCCAGGTCAATTGCCACCATTGCAACGGCTCGGGCTCGGCGGACGGCAAGACCGTGCAGTGCCGTACCTGCCAGGGTCACGGCCGTGTTCGCATGCAGAACGGCATCTTCTCGATCCAGCAGGCCTGCCCGCATTGCGGTGGCAGTGGCCAGGCCATCGAGAAGCCCTGCAAGGAATGCGACGGCGAAGGCCGCCTGCAAGAAACACGCGCCTTGTCGGTGAACATCCCCGCGGGCGTGGACAACGGCGACCGCATCCGTCTGGCGGGACAGGGCGAAGCCGGTCCGGCCGGAAGCGAAGCGGGCGACCTGTATGTGGAAGTGCGCGTGCGCGAGCATGCGATCTTCCAGCGAGACGGCAACGACCTGCATTGCGAGCTGCCGATCCGTTTCTCGCAGGCTGCCTTGGGCGCCGAGCTGCAGGTGCCCACGCTGGAAGGCGAGGTGCCCATCACGATTCCGCCGGAAACGCAGACGGGTCAGCTGTTCCGCTTGCGTGGACGTGGCGTGAAGTCGGTGCGCAGCAGTCGTACCGGCGACCTGATCTGCCGTGTCGTGGTGGAGACGCCGGTGCGTTTGACCAAGGAGCAGCGCGACCTGCTCGAGCAGCTCGAGGCCACGTTCTCCGATGGCGATGCTCATCAGCACACGCCGCGTGCCAAGTCCTGGGTCGATGGCGTCAAGCAGTTCTGGTCGCGCGTCACTTCGTAAATGCATGCGCCTTCCCCGACCGGGGAAGGCGCTTCCATGCGGCCTTTCCCGTGTACGCCGCTCCTGGCTGCCGTTAGCATCGCGGCTTCCGTCTTTGCTGCTGCGCCCGAAAGGAGTCCACGCATGAGCCGTCCCGTTCGACTCGCCATCAATGGCGCCACTGGCCGCATGGGGCAATCCTTGCTCGGCTTGATCAAGGGCGACGCGCGCTTCGTCCTGGTCGCGGCCATCACGTCACCGGACTCATCTCATAGGGGCCAACCGGTCTACGTGGGTGACGACAGCTTGCGCTTCACGCATGGTTGGCCGAGCGCCAACGCGCTTGATGTGGTGATCGACTTCAGCGGTCCGGCGGGGCTGGCCGAGGCGTTGACCTATTGCGAGTCGCATGGGGTGGCCCTGGTCACCGGCACCACCGGTGTCGATGCGACCTTCAGCCAGCGACTGGCGTCGTCGGCACAACGCATCGCGCTGTTGCGTGCCGCCAATTTCAGCCTCGGTGTCGCCGTGCTGACCCGCTTGCTGCGGGAGGCCGCCGCGGCGCTGCCCGATTGGGACCTCGACATCATCGAGGCACATCACAATCGCAAGGAAGATGCTCCTTCGGGGACCGCGCTGGCGTTGGGCGAGGCTGCTGCGGATGGACGAAATACCACGCTTGCGGAAAGCGCCGTCTACGCGCGCGAGGGGCGTACCGGTCCGCGCGCGCACGGCACGATCGGTTTTGCGGTTGTACGTGGTGGCGATATCGTCGGCGAGCACGTTGCCTTGCTGATGGGGCAGGGCGAGCGCGTGGAACTGGCGCATCGCGCCACGGATCGCGCCATCTTTGCTCGTGGCGCATTGGAAGCGGCGCACTGGCTCAGCGGGCGCACGGCAGGTGCCTACGATCTCGATGCCATGCTGAGCGAACGAGCCGCGCACTGAGTAACGCCAGAATTACCTCCGTCCGTCATCCCAGCGAAGGATAGGATCCAGCGGCGCACCGGATGGCCCGAACTTGTCTGGCCACACCGCCGCGGCTACCATGGCAGGCATTGTCATTGGGGAGTAGCCATCCTCACCCCACTCGCATGCCGTCTCGGCTTGCGATTCCAGAGGAATCCACGTCAACAGACTTGAAGCCCCGGCTTCATGGCGTGGATGGCCCACCGATCACCGTCAGGGATCGGTAGCCCGGCGAGACCTTTGGCCACGACGCGCTCACCCGGCCGGGCGAGCTTGCGTCGTTGCGCCAATGGTTTTCCGCTCGCCCGGCCATGGAAACAAGCATGCTTACAGCGTTGTTATTCCTGCTTTCGGCCGGTGCGATCTATGTTGCCTGCGAATTCTTCGTCAATGGCGTGGAATGGTTCGGGCACAAGCTCAAACTTGGTGCAACGGCTACCGGCACCGTGCTGGCGGCCTTCGGCACAGCGTTGCCGGAGAGCGCCGTGACCTTCGTCGCCGTGATACTGGGGCGCACGCCGGAGCAGAGGGACATTGGTGTGGGTGCGGCGCTCGGCGGGCCGCTGGTGCTGGCCACGATCGCCTATGCCGTCGTGGGTGTAGCGCTGTGGATGAATCGCCGCAAGCTGCAGCGCGTGGATGCCCTGGTTCGAGTCGAGCATGGTCGCCTGGCGCGGGATCAGTCGTGGTTCCTTGGGATCTTCGTGGTCAAGTGCGGGCTGGGCCTGGTCGCCTTTGCGCTCAAGCCCTGGCTGGGCGTGTTGTTCCTCGCCGCCTATGCGCTGTACGTGTGGCGCGAGCTGAAGGACGACAGCACGGCGCCGGAAGAGGAGGAGCTCGAGCCGTTGAAGTTCCGCCCAAAAGCCGTCGATCCCGCGTTGTCGTGGGTCATCCTGCAGACCACGCTGGCGTTGCTGGTGATCGCGTTTGCTTCGCACACCTTCGTGAAACAGATCGAGACCATAGGTATCGCCTTACAGCTATCGCCGCACCTGGTCGCCCTGGTGCTGAGCCCGGTGGCCACCGAGTTGCCGGAAACGATGAACGCGCTGATCTGGGTGCGGCAGGGCAAGGAGCGGCTCGCCTTGGCGAATATCTCCGGCGCCATGATGATCCAGGCGACGATTCCGAGCGCGTTGGCGATCTTCGCGACGCCATGGCTGTTCGATGCGCCCTTGATGGTCGCCGGCCTGCTGACCGGTATCGCCGTGGTGTACCTGTGGTGGCTGTTCCGCAAAGGGCGCGTGGATGCGCGCTGGCTACTGCCCGTGGCAGCGCTCTATGGCGTTTTCGCCGTCTACGTCGCCTGGTATTTCAGCAGCAAGCTCTGATTTGGCCCTGCCACGCTGTCGCGTGAAGCTCGCTAGGCGCTCTGATCTGGCTTGCTTCAGTCACGATGCGAGGCGTTGCGGTCACGACCGGCACCCAGCTTGCGGTCGAGCGAACCAAAGATCTTCTTGAAGGTGCGTGCGAACTTGCCTCGCTTGGTCTTGCGCAGCTTTTCCTCTTCGCTGGTGAGCCAGGTCACCTGGATCACCCGGCGCTCGCCTTCGAAGGGGAGATGGCCGTGGAAGGAGTTGTCGCAACGCTTGAACACGGCGAACTCACCGTAAAGCGGCTTCAGCTCGGGGGCCAGCACGCTGTCGATGTTGTCGATGCTGCCGAGAAAACGCAGGCAGCCATCACTGGTGTCCGGCCACATGGGGTTGAGATAGAGCAAGGCCGTCGCCACTTTGGACGTGCTGTCCGTGTGGATGGTGCCGTGGCGCTTGTTGAGCGACCGGCACAGCGTGACCAGGGTGGGAAACTGGCCGAGATTCGGGATGCCCAGGCGCTGGCCGACGGCGCTGGCAAAGTCGCCCGAGCTCAGGCGCTGTACCAGGGCATTGACTGAAGGGCCGCAATCGCTGGAATCGTAAGGAAAGAAGCCGGCACTCGTGTAGCGCGGAAAATCGCGCTCCAGGTCGCCGCGCGCCTCGTCCGGCAGCTGCCCGTGGGCGATCAGGAACGGGAACGGCTCCAACCGAATATCCGTGTCTGGTCGGTCAAGGCGGGCGGGATCGAGCAGCACGGCTGAATTCATCGAGATCGGTCTTTGGCTTGGCGGCGCTAGTTTAGCGCCCGGATCGAGCGTTGATAGGCCTTGTCGGGGCGCTTTGTTCAGCTGTTTTTGGTGGACAGAAAAGGCTCTTGCACCTATCATTTTAACCCGCCCTACGACTTTCCTTGATCAAGGTCCACAAGCCTGCAAAGTGCGGCTTGCGGACTTTGCTGCACCTAAAAGGCGGAATTCCCATGCCTATCCCCGCTCTGCTTGCCCTCGAAGACGGCAGCGTGTTTCACGGCTACGCCGTGGGCGCGACTGGTGAGACCGTTGGTGAGGTGGTTTTCAACACCGCCATGACCGGCTACCAGGAGATCCTCACCGATCCCTCGTACGCCAAACAGATCGTCACCCTCACGTATCCCCATATCGGCAACACGGGCGTCAATCTCGAAGATGCCGAATCCAATACCGTGCATGCCGCTGGCCTGATCGTGCGCGATGTTCCGCGTCGACACAGCAACTGGCGCAGCAGCGAAAGCCTGCCTGATTACCTGCAACGCCATGGCATCGTCGCCATTGCAGGCATCGACACGCGCCGGCTCACCCGCATCCTGCGCGACAAGGGTGCGCTCTCCGGCTGCATCGTTGCCGGCGAGCAGGTCGACGTGGACGCCGCACTGGCCAAGGCGCGTGCTTTCCCGGGCCTCAACGGCATGGACCTGGCCAAGGTTGTCAGCGTCGGCGAGTCCTATACGTGGAACGAAGGCGTTTACGACCTCGACAACAAGGCATTCAATCAGCCATCCAAACGCTTCAAGGTCGTGGCATACGACTTTGGCGTGAAGCACAACATCCTGCGCCTGCTGGCCGAGCAGGGTTGCGACCTCACGGTCGTGCCTGCACAGACGCCGGCGACCGACGTGTTGGCGATGAAGCCCGATGGTGTGTTCCTGTCCAATGGCCCTGGCGATCCGGCTGCCTGCGACTACGCGGTCGAGGCGACGCGCGAGTTCCTCGACGCGAAGATCCCGCTGTTCGGCATCTGCCTGGGCCATCAGATCATGGGCCTTGCCGTTGGCGCCAAGACGCTGAAGATGAAGTTCGGCCATCACGGCGCGAACCATCCGGTGAAGGACATCGACGATAGTCGCGTGCTGATCACCTCGCAGAACCACGGCTTCGCGGTCGATCCGGCCACGCTGCCGGCGAACGTGCGCGTGACTCATGTCTCGCTGTTCGACGGTTCGCTACAGGGCTTCGCGTTCACCGATCGTCCCGCGTTCTGCTTCCAGGGTCATCCCGAAGCTAGTCCAGGCCCGCACGACATGCGCTACCTCTTTGATCGTTTTGCTGCACTGATGCAGGAGGCCCGCTGAGATGGCTAAGCGTACCGATATCAAGAGCATCCTCATCATCGGCGCAGGCCCGATCGTCATCGGTCAGGCGTGCGAGTTCGATTACTCCGGCGCGCAGGCATGCAAGGCGCTGAAGGAAGAGGGTTACCGCGTCATCCTGGTGAACTCCAATCCCGCCACGATCATGACCGACCCGGAGACGGCGGATGCCGTCTACATCGAGCCGATCAACTGGCAGACGGTGGAGCGCATCATCGCCAAGGAGCGCCCGGATGCGGTGCTGCCGACGATGGGGGGCCAGACCGGTCTCAACTGCGCGCTGGATCTTGCCGACCACGGCGTGCTCGAGAAGTACAACGTCGAGCTGATCGGCGCCTCGCGCGAAGCCATCCGCATGGCCGAGGACCGCGAGCTGTTCCGCGTCGCCATGGCCGAGATCGGCCTGGAGTGCCCGAAGGCCGAGGTCGTGCGCACGTTCGAGCAGGCGCTGGAGACGCAGGTCAAGGTGGGCTATCCGACCATCATCCGTCCCAGCTTCACGCTCGGCGGTTCCGGTGGTGGCATTGCCTACAACCGCGAAGAGTTCGAGGAGATCGTCAAGCGCGGTCTCGAGCTCTCGCCGGTGGGCGAAGTGCTGGTCGAGGAATCCGTGCTCGGCTGGAAGGAATTCGAGATGGAAGTGGTCCGCGACAAGGCGGATAACTGCATCATCGTGTGCTCGATCGAGAACCTCGATCCGATGGGCGTGCATACCGGCGACTCGATCACGGTCGCGCCGGCGCAGACGCTCACCGACAAGGAATACCAGCGCCTGCGCGACGCTTCGATTGCGGTGCTGCGCAAGATCGGCGTGGATACCGGCGGCTCCAACGTGCAGTTCGGCATCAATGCCGAGAACGGCCGCGTGGTGGTGATCGAGATGAACCCGCGTGTGTCGCGTTCTTCGGCGCTGGCCTCCAAGGCCACTGGGTTCCCGATCGCCAAGATCGCCGCCAAGCTGGCCGTGGGTTACACGCTGGACGAGCTCAAGAACGACATTACCGGCGGCCTCACGCCGGCCTCGTTCGAGCCGACCATCGACTACGTGGTCACCAAGATCCCGCGCTTCGCGTTCGAGAAGTTCCCCTCGGCCGATGCCCGTCTCACCACTCAGATGAAGTCGGTGGGCGAAGTGATGGCGATGGGCCGCACCTTCCATGAGTCGCTGCAGAAAGCCTTGCGCGGCTTGGAGATCGGCAAGACCGGTCTCAATCCGACCGGCCTGGATCTCACCACGGAAGATGGCTTGGCCGTGCTCAAGCGCGAGCTACGCGAGCCGCGTCCGGATCGTGTGTTCCATCTCGCCGATGCGTTCCGTGCCGGGCTGTCGCTGGAAGAGGTGTACCACCTCAGCCGCGTCGACCCTTGGTTCCTCGCTGCCTTCGAAGACATCGTGCTGACCGAGGGCGAGGTGAAGACGCAGGGGCTCACCGCGCTCGACGCGCCGCGCATGCGTGAACTGAAGCGCATGGGCTTCTCCGACGCGCGCGTGGCCGAGCTGACCAGTACCGACGAAGCCGCCGTGCGTCACCTGCGCCATACGCTCGGCGTGCGCCCGGTGTACAAGCGCGTCGACTCCTGCGCCGCCGAGTTCGCGACGACGACCGCGTACATGTACTCGACCTACGAGGAAGAGTGCGAAGCCGCGCCGACGAATCGC is a window encoding:
- a CDS encoding response regulator transcription factor, giving the protein MYSIVLVDDHAIVREGFKRLIELEPDLEVVAECRCADDAVEAVGLRRPDLVALDLSLPDGSGLPLIEHLRSVAVDTRIVVLSMHDGEPYVSEALRRGASGYVTKGVAPEELVAGLRAVMQGECFLSSDLRRRRAERPSEGLDPIHRLTAREREVFLLLAAGRAPKQVAGELGIGQKTVYIHRASLMGKLGAGSELDLYRMATERGMLPRRA
- the recN gene encoding DNA repair protein RecN; translated protein: MLTSLYVRHFAVVEEAEIAFGPGLTVVSGETGAGKSLLVDALMLLAGARADSGMVRAGSDRAELTAEFSLDDLPEARAWLKREELDEDDTCQLRRVIRAEGSSRAWINGRPANASQLGDLATLLVEIHGQHEHQALLSRAHQLELLDAYAGNETLVGQIRELAQQWRELGARIRKLSGGDDREQRIELLGHELGELDKWALPAAELTELEASHKRLANAGRLAEGASGVVELLDGDSDFALRRALSRAHMELGKLAALDDKLAPVLELLDNASIQLTEAADGLGRYAQDVDLDPARYADVDTHLTRLHELSRRHRVSAVELHDKASALRAELTELEGAGDALEQLALKREQLQKNYDASASKLSASRRDAATRLGSEVSVLMAELGMSGGRLVVELEASTEHEPDAQGRERCELLVSANPGQPPRPLRKVASGGELARISLAIEVATLGKDTVGTMVFDEVDTGIGGAVAEVVGQKLRALGGQRQVLCVTHLPQVAAQGHAHLRVSKASDGESTRTQIEKLDAGGRRDELARMLGGVEITRETRAHAKQMLDRAQA
- the hrcA gene encoding heat-inducible transcriptional repressor HrcA, with translation MPLSFGHELDARARRLLRTLIAQYLADGEPVGSRTLSRSSGLDVSPATIRNIMADLEEAGLVASPHTSAGRVPTPRGLRLFVDSLIELHPLPQDEMARLRRELPPGPTTTRDLLGNVSSLLSAMTHFAGVVTVPRQVDFPLRHIDFVPLPDSRVLVILVFSDNQVQNRIVQLAKPLDGRELEQAANYLNSQYAGLRLDDIRAHLLRELRETSGELNQLLSSAVELAAASFAPQTEESDDVLVSGQTNLMGYSELANLERLRELFEAFQKKNELLQLMEVCSKAPGVRLFIGEESGFAALDGCSVVTASYGAQGRVLGAVGVIGPTRMAYERVIPVVQATASLLSDALNRAATTL
- the grpE gene encoding nucleotide exchange factor GrpE, whose product is MQSNDPQAPNEAQGESPQAELDALKARVAELEAGNSELRDTVLREKAEIENQRRRLQRDVEQARRFANEKLLNELLPVYDGLERGLEVEGGDVTTVREGISLTLKSLLKIAENNGLVQVDPLGQPLDPEKHHAVSIVDAPGAAPNTVVNVLQKGYVLNDRLLRPALVAVAKD
- the dnaK gene encoding molecular chaperone DnaK; amino-acid sequence: MGKIIGIDLGTTNSCVAVMDGTTAKVIENSEGDRTTPSIVAFTKDNEVLVGAPAKRQSVTNPKNTFYAVKRLIGRKFTDAEVQKDLHIVPYGIVAHENGDAWVQTADGKKMAPQEISAKVLMKMKKTAEDYLGEPVTEAVITVPAYFNDSQRQATKDAGRIAGLDVKRIINEPTAAALAYGLDKKGGDRKIAVYDLGGGTFDVSIIEIAEVDGEKQFEVLATNGDTFLGGEDFDMRVIDYLVEEFKKDQGMDLRKDPLALQRLKDAAERAKIELSTSHQTEVNLPYITADASGPKHLNIKLTRAKLEALVEDLVKRTIDPCRTALNDAGLRVSDIQDVILVGGQTRMPKVQESVKDFFGKEPRKDVNPDEAVAVGAAIQGGVLGGTVKDVLLLDVTPLSLGIETMGGVMTKLIEKNTTVPTKASQVFSTADDNQTAVTVHVLQGERERASANKSLGKFDLQGIDAAPRGMPQIEVTFDIDANGILHVSAKDKKTGKETKIEIKAGSGLSEDEINRMVADAEANKEEDKKFHELVSTRNKADQLVHATRSALKEHGGKVPPDQLSSIEGALSDLEKVKDSDDKAAIESKIEKLEQVAQALYAAAQGGGQADAGAHQAGPQGPAGGHQDDVVDAEFTEVKDDKK
- the dnaJ gene encoding molecular chaperone DnaJ, which gives rise to MSKRDYYEILSVERTVTEAELKKSFRRLAMKFHPDRCPDDPHAQEKFKEAKEAYEILSDPQKRAMYDQHGHAAFEHGMGGGRGGAGFGDMGDIFGDIFGDIFGMGGGRGRARRGSDLRYIMELDLEEAVFGVERKFEIPTQVNCHHCNGSGSADGKTVQCRTCQGHGRVRMQNGIFSIQQACPHCGGSGQAIEKPCKECDGEGRLQETRALSVNIPAGVDNGDRIRLAGQGEAGPAGSEAGDLYVEVRVREHAIFQRDGNDLHCELPIRFSQAALGAELQVPTLEGEVPITIPPETQTGQLFRLRGRGVKSVRSSRTGDLICRVVVETPVRLTKEQRDLLEQLEATFSDGDAHQHTPRAKSWVDGVKQFWSRVTS